The uncultured Bacteroides sp. genome has a segment encoding these proteins:
- a CDS encoding glycosyl hydrolase: MSKYKIALLSLLFLCCTNSGAQKSLLAQRFNNPTVEAAPWVFWYWMHGVVSKAGITADMEAMKEAGLGGAYLMPIKGVIDDKSLSPAYQQLTPEWWEMVRFSMQEADRVGLKLGMHICDGFALAGGPWITPEKSMQKVVWSDTIISGGKIKNLRLPRPSSYEGFYKEIGLYAVPVLDECSTNINVPVVTSSNVEDKTPSYLVNKKEEGGFKSYSACWVQYTFKEPFTCRSIEIVLGGNNYQAHRLKVCVSDDGVHFRTVKQLTPARQGWQNTDENSTHIIPATKARYFRFYWDPKGSEPGSEDMDAAKWKPTLRIKKLFLSSKALIGQFEGKTGLVWRVSKRTQADELLDKDCVKMNQVIDLSSSLKDDVLNAVLPAGKWKIVRMGHTSTGHTNATGGGGQGLECDKFSEEAVNIQFDHWFGEAFRKTNPELAKRVLKFMHVDSWECGSQNWSDNFISEFKKRRGYDLTPYLLVYTGTPLESAEKTESVLSDIRQTISELIVDVFYKTLAVKAKEYDCEFSAESVAPTMVSDGMLHYQAVDRPMGEFWLNSPTHDKPNDMLDAISGAHIYGKNIIQAEGFTQLRTMWNENPVMLKPLLDRNYALGINKLFYHVFVHNPYVDKAPGMTLDGIGLFFQRDQTWWKQGKAWVDYARRCQTMLQFGHPVIDVAVFTGEETPRRAILPDRLLSSLPGIFGKERVEAEAKRLANEGQPVKEMPVGVSHSANMTDLGDWVDPLRGYAYDSFNKDALVRLSRAEHGRLVVSGGAAYRILVLPKPHPMSPDSSYMSLEVARKIKMLQKSGVVVLLGDKPSLVPGLSDKDYNTKELNKLAGDIWSASAQYKLPYEEPDFTQFGLKKDVIFMDNAKDFAWTHREGDGVDIYFIANQKNEARQVTVSLRCDGRQPELWNPVTGEQSDATVWNESEGRTTLSLDLAANQSVFVVFQRQTTSTFSEKKQTLVFGSLQVKEWTVNFPDVSKSLRREHLFDWSKEEDADIKYYSGTANYESSFQWKKKVGKKQIYLDLGKVNVMAEVIVNGINCGTVWTAPYRVNITSAIKKGNNKLEIQVVNTWMNKMKGVHDQKIKAGNVWTNATYWSEKLPLQESGLTGPLNLVY; the protein is encoded by the coding sequence ATGAGCAAATATAAAATAGCCCTATTGTCTCTTCTTTTTTTGTGTTGCACCAATTCCGGTGCACAGAAATCTTTGTTAGCCCAAAGGTTTAACAATCCAACAGTGGAGGCGGCTCCCTGGGTGTTCTGGTACTGGATGCATGGCGTCGTATCAAAAGCAGGTATTACAGCTGATATGGAAGCAATGAAAGAAGCTGGATTGGGTGGCGCTTATCTGATGCCTATAAAGGGGGTAATAGATGATAAGTCTTTGTCTCCCGCATATCAACAACTCACTCCTGAATGGTGGGAAATGGTTCGTTTCTCCATGCAGGAAGCTGACAGAGTGGGGTTGAAGCTAGGCATGCACATTTGCGATGGCTTTGCCTTGGCTGGTGGTCCGTGGATTACACCTGAAAAGTCTATGCAGAAAGTGGTATGGAGTGATACTATTATTTCGGGTGGGAAGATAAAGAATCTACGGTTACCTCGTCCTTCTTCTTATGAAGGTTTCTATAAGGAGATAGGGCTTTATGCAGTCCCTGTTCTGGATGAATGCTCAACGAATATAAATGTTCCGGTAGTTACTTCTTCAAATGTTGAAGATAAGACACCTTCTTATCTGGTGAATAAAAAAGAGGAAGGTGGTTTCAAAAGCTATTCAGCTTGTTGGGTTCAATATACATTTAAAGAACCTTTTACTTGTAGGTCTATAGAGATTGTGTTGGGAGGAAATAATTATCAGGCTCATCGCTTAAAAGTTTGTGTAAGCGACGATGGTGTTCATTTTCGTACTGTTAAGCAATTAACTCCTGCCCGACAGGGCTGGCAAAATACTGACGAGAACTCTACTCATATTATTCCGGCCACAAAAGCTCGTTATTTCCGTTTCTACTGGGATCCGAAAGGATCTGAACCGGGATCAGAAGATATGGATGCTGCTAAATGGAAGCCTACTCTGAGAATTAAGAAATTATTTCTATCCAGTAAAGCTTTAATTGGTCAGTTTGAAGGAAAAACAGGACTTGTATGGAGAGTAAGTAAAAGAACTCAGGCGGATGAATTGCTGGATAAGGATTGTGTGAAGATGAATCAGGTGATTGACCTTTCTTCTTCTTTGAAAGATGATGTATTGAATGCTGTTCTTCCTGCCGGTAAATGGAAAATAGTAAGAATGGGACATACTTCTACTGGACATACCAATGCCACTGGTGGAGGAGGACAAGGACTTGAATGCGACAAATTCAGTGAAGAGGCTGTAAATATACAGTTTGATCATTGGTTTGGAGAGGCTTTCAGAAAGACGAATCCCGAACTTGCAAAGCGTGTATTAAAGTTTATGCATGTGGATAGCTGGGAATGTGGAAGTCAGAACTGGTCGGATAATTTTATTTCTGAGTTTAAGAAACGCAGAGGTTACGATCTTACTCCTTATTTACTCGTGTATACAGGTACTCCGCTTGAAAGCGCAGAAAAGACAGAAAGTGTATTAAGTGATATTCGTCAAACAATATCGGAACTTATTGTTGATGTCTTTTATAAAACATTGGCTGTTAAAGCAAAGGAATACGATTGCGAATTCTCAGCAGAAAGTGTCGCACCAACTATGGTTAGTGATGGGATGCTTCATTATCAGGCTGTAGACAGACCAATGGGTGAGTTTTGGCTGAATAGTCCTACTCACGATAAACCAAATGATATGTTGGATGCCATTTCGGGTGCGCATATCTACGGGAAGAATATTATTCAGGCAGAAGGGTTTACTCAGTTACGCACTATGTGGAATGAGAATCCTGTAATGCTGAAACCTTTGCTCGACAGAAATTATGCTTTAGGAATTAACAAGCTGTTCTATCATGTTTTTGTGCATAATCCTTATGTAGACAAAGCACCGGGTATGACCCTTGATGGCATTGGTCTTTTCTTTCAACGAGATCAGACATGGTGGAAGCAGGGAAAGGCATGGGTTGATTACGCCCGTCGTTGTCAGACCATGTTACAGTTCGGTCATCCGGTGATTGATGTTGCTGTGTTTACCGGTGAAGAAACTCCCCGAAGAGCTATTCTTCCTGACAGACTACTTTCTTCTCTTCCTGGAATTTTTGGCAAGGAACGAGTGGAAGCTGAAGCAAAACGTTTGGCGAATGAAGGTCAGCCGGTAAAAGAAATGCCGGTTGGGGTTAGCCATTCCGCTAATATGACGGATTTGGGAGATTGGGTGGATCCTTTACGCGGATATGCTTATGATTCTTTCAATAAGGATGCATTGGTTCGCCTTTCCAGAGCTGAACACGGGCGATTAGTAGTATCTGGTGGAGCAGCATATAGAATATTGGTGTTACCTAAACCTCATCCGATGTCTCCCGATAGCAGTTATATGAGTCTGGAAGTAGCCAGAAAAATAAAGATGCTTCAGAAATCCGGAGTTGTTGTCTTGTTAGGTGATAAACCTTCACTGGTTCCAGGCTTAAGTGATAAAGATTATAACACGAAGGAATTAAATAAACTTGCCGGAGATATATGGTCGGCTTCTGCTCAATACAAACTGCCCTATGAAGAGCCGGACTTTACTCAGTTTGGTTTGAAGAAGGATGTTATTTTTATGGATAATGCCAAAGATTTTGCTTGGACTCATCGTGAAGGAGATGGAGTTGATATTTATTTTATTGCTAATCAAAAAAATGAAGCTCGCCAGGTTACTGTATCTCTTCGTTGTGACGGCAGACAACCTGAATTGTGGAATCCCGTAACAGGTGAACAAAGTGATGCAACTGTATGGAATGAATCGGAAGGACGAACTACTCTGAGTCTGGATCTTGCAGCAAATCAATCGGTCTTTGTTGTTTTCCAACGTCAGACTACTTCTACATTTTCAGAAAAGAAACAGACTTTGGTCTTTGGTTCATTACAGGTTAAAGAATGGACGGTGAATTTTCCAGATGTATCCAAATCATTGAGAAGAGAACATTTGTTTGACTGGAGCAAGGAAGAGGATGCTGATATTAAATATTACTCAGGAACAGCAAATTACGAATCATCATTTCAATGGAAAAAGAAAGTTGGCAAAAAACAAATCTATCTTGATTTGGGTAAAGTCAATGTAATGGCCGAGGTTATTGTGAACGGAATAAATTGCGGAACAGTGTGGACTGCTCCATATAGGGTTAATATAACCAGTGCAATAAAGAAAGGGAACAACAAACTAGAGATTCAGGTTGTTAATACCTGGATGAATAAAATGAAAGGTGTGCACGATCAGAAAATTAAAGCGGGCAATGTTTGGACAAATGCCACTTACTGGTCTGAAAAGTTGCCTTTACAGGAATCAGGACTTACAGGACCATTAAACCTTGTTTATTAG
- a CDS encoding sialate O-acetylesterase: MNNKFRFGAFALALSLFCSTVIKAEVKLPAFFSNGMVIQQQTNASFWGTSTPNKKLTIVTSWNKKKYTVDVDGTGKWKVALATPIAGGPYSITFNDGKQTILQDVLVGEVWLCSGQSNMEMPMKGYKNQPVENSNMDILKSTNPQIRLFTVGHNSVIDVQSDVKGDWKSATPESVKEFSATAYYYGRLLQQTLNVPVGLICSSWGGSCVEAWMDKEMLKGFPEVKIPKSPEDIIEKNRTPTTLYQGMIAPLVGYTIKGAIWYQGESNYDRSQSYANLFSTMIQSWRTRWNQGNFPFYYCQIAPYDYSIITPAGKEVINSAYLREAQCAAENKIENTGMAVLMDAGLQEGIHPRKKQIAGERLALQALVKTYKINGVTADGPVYKEMSVQNDTVVVSFDRTQMWVAAPKGELKNFKVAGADKKFYPAKAWIVRSKVYVKSDEVKKPVAVRYAFENYVDGDLYGTEGLPVSSFRTDNW; the protein is encoded by the coding sequence ATGAATAACAAGTTCAGATTTGGAGCATTCGCATTGGCGCTATCGCTCTTTTGCTCGACCGTAATAAAGGCCGAAGTTAAACTTCCAGCTTTTTTCTCAAATGGAATGGTTATACAACAACAAACAAATGCTTCTTTTTGGGGAACTTCAACACCAAATAAGAAACTGACAATTGTTACATCATGGAATAAAAAGAAATATACTGTTGATGTGGATGGAACAGGAAAGTGGAAAGTTGCTCTGGCAACTCCTATAGCCGGTGGGCCGTATTCAATAACATTCAATGACGGCAAACAAACTATTCTGCAAGATGTTTTAGTTGGTGAGGTATGGCTTTGCTCTGGCCAGTCAAACATGGAAATGCCAATGAAGGGTTATAAGAACCAACCGGTAGAGAATTCAAATATGGATATCCTGAAATCAACAAATCCTCAGATTCGTCTATTTACTGTAGGGCATAATTCTGTTATCGATGTGCAGAGTGATGTGAAAGGAGACTGGAAGTCTGCTACTCCCGAATCAGTAAAAGAGTTTAGTGCTACAGCATATTATTATGGTCGCTTGCTTCAACAAACGCTGAATGTTCCGGTTGGATTAATTTGCAGCAGCTGGGGAGGTTCATGCGTTGAGGCATGGATGGATAAAGAAATGCTGAAAGGTTTTCCGGAAGTTAAGATTCCAAAATCTCCTGAAGATATAATAGAGAAGAACCGTACTCCAACAACTTTATACCAAGGTATGATAGCTCCGTTGGTTGGTTATACAATCAAAGGTGCAATCTGGTATCAGGGAGAATCAAATTATGACCGTTCTCAATCTTACGCCAATCTTTTCTCTACAATGATACAGTCATGGAGAACCAGATGGAATCAGGGAAATTTTCCATTCTATTACTGCCAGATAGCTCCTTATGATTATTCAATTATTACTCCTGCAGGCAAAGAAGTTATTAATTCAGCTTATCTGCGTGAAGCACAATGTGCTGCAGAGAATAAAATAGAAAATACAGGTATGGCTGTTTTAATGGATGCCGGATTACAAGAAGGTATTCACCCAAGAAAGAAACAAATTGCAGGTGAGCGTCTTGCTCTTCAGGCATTGGTGAAAACTTACAAGATAAATGGAGTTACTGCCGATGGGCCTGTCTATAAGGAAATGAGTGTACAGAATGACACTGTTGTAGTAAGCTTTGACAGAACTCAGATGTGGGTCGCTGCTCCAAAAGGTGAATTGAAAAACTTTAAGGTAGCTGGCGCTGATAAGAAATTTTATCCTGCAAAAGCGTGGATTGTTAGAAGTAAGGTTTATGTAAAATCAGATGAGGTTAAGAAACCTGTTGCTGTTCGTTATGCGTTCGAAAATTATGTAGATGGTGATCTTTATGGAACAGAAGGATTACCAGTTTCTTCTTTCAGAACTGATAATTGGTAA
- a CDS encoding DUF5703 domain-containing protein has translation MKKTFVAILLLTFITTSRAASSADWLNAYNSQWTSQSKGSHQSMPCGGGDIGLNVWVENNELLFYISRSGSLDENNCLLKSGRVRIKLSPNPFTSSSFRQELKLRDGYVEVEAGGTVIQLWVNVFSPVIHVDVKSKQKLSAEVCYENWRYQDRLIRKGEGNANSYKWAIPKGLVTKADVVETQGNKLTFYHKNSEQTVFDVTVAQQGMDSVKKEMYNPLGNLTFGGMLWGDNLKFAGTSQGEYAGTDYKSWCMKSVKPSQSHQIYVALYTEQVAELNQWKQGLAKTVGQIKTNADKKKTRAWWNAYWNRSSICINETNKDSEAWRIGRNYQLFRYMLGCNAYGSYPTKFNGGLFTFDPCHVDTLQSFTPDYRKWGGGTMTAQNQRLVYFPMLKSGDFDMMKSQFAFYMRILKNAELRSKVYWNHKGGCFPEQIENFGLPNPSEYGWKRPAGFDKGLEYNAWLEYEWDTVLEFCNMILETKDYNNEKIDEYVPLIESALTFFDEHYRMLATQRGRKALDGDGHLVLYPGSACETYKMTYNSTTTISALKVVLEKMIKLPADSAKTAHWKEMLSTIPPITIKEENGKKMIAPAKLWERINNVESPQLYPVFPWRIYGVGKKELDVAINTYLYDSDALKFRSHIGWKQDNIFAACLGLTKEAQRLTSLKMKDSDLRFPAFWGPGYDWTPDHNWGGSGMIGLQEMLLQTNGDQILLFPSWPVEWDVHFKLHVSKNTTVEAELKNGKVVNLRVYPAERMKDVIVMIKK, from the coding sequence ATGAAGAAAACCTTCGTTGCCATATTATTACTGACTTTCATTACAACCAGTCGGGCAGCATCATCTGCCGACTGGTTGAATGCGTATAATTCCCAGTGGACTTCTCAAAGTAAAGGCTCTCACCAATCTATGCCTTGCGGAGGAGGAGATATAGGTCTGAATGTATGGGTGGAAAACAATGAACTTTTATTTTATATCTCCCGCAGTGGCTCACTTGATGAGAATAATTGTCTTCTCAAATCAGGGCGTGTCCGCATAAAGCTGTCTCCTAATCCTTTTACAAGCAGCAGTTTCCGTCAGGAACTAAAGCTTAGAGACGGATATGTTGAGGTTGAGGCTGGTGGAACAGTTATCCAGTTATGGGTAAATGTATTTAGTCCGGTTATTCATGTCGACGTAAAAAGTAAGCAGAAACTTTCTGCTGAGGTTTGTTATGAAAACTGGCGCTATCAGGATCGTTTGATAAGAAAAGGAGAAGGCAATGCCAATTCCTATAAATGGGCTATCCCAAAAGGTCTGGTTACAAAAGCTGATGTGGTGGAAACACAAGGAAACAAACTAACCTTTTACCACAAAAACAGTGAACAGACAGTCTTTGATGTTACGGTTGCCCAACAAGGCATGGATTCCGTAAAAAAAGAAATGTATAATCCATTGGGTAATCTTACTTTTGGTGGTATGCTTTGGGGAGATAACTTAAAGTTTGCAGGCACAAGCCAAGGTGAATATGCCGGAACAGATTACAAGTCCTGGTGCATGAAGAGTGTGAAACCTTCACAATCACACCAGATATATGTGGCTCTGTACACGGAACAAGTGGCAGAACTGAACCAATGGAAGCAAGGATTAGCTAAAACAGTTGGACAAATAAAGACTAATGCCGACAAGAAAAAGACACGTGCCTGGTGGAATGCTTACTGGAACCGGAGCTCAATCTGCATCAATGAAACAAATAAAGATTCTGAAGCGTGGCGCATTGGACGCAATTATCAGCTTTTTCGTTATATGCTGGGCTGCAATGCTTATGGTAGTTATCCTACAAAGTTCAATGGCGGACTGTTTACCTTTGATCCTTGCCATGTAGACACTTTGCAAAGCTTCACTCCCGATTATCGCAAATGGGGTGGGGGTACAATGACTGCACAGAATCAACGTTTGGTTTATTTTCCTATGCTGAAAAGTGGTGACTTTGATATGATGAAGTCTCAGTTTGCTTTCTACATGAGAATCCTGAAAAACGCAGAGCTACGCAGCAAGGTTTATTGGAATCATAAGGGAGGCTGCTTTCCCGAACAAATAGAAAACTTTGGTTTGCCTAACCCAAGTGAGTATGGTTGGAAGCGCCCGGCTGGTTTCGATAAAGGATTGGAATATAATGCCTGGTTGGAATATGAATGGGACACAGTACTTGAGTTCTGCAATATGATTCTGGAAACCAAAGATTATAATAATGAAAAGATAGATGAATATGTTCCTCTGATAGAAAGTGCTCTTACTTTCTTTGATGAACATTATCGGATGCTGGCCACTCAGCGCGGACGCAAGGCGCTTGATGGAGACGGACACCTGGTTCTTTATCCCGGCTCGGCTTGCGAAACATATAAAATGACTTATAATTCTACAACTACCATATCGGCTTTGAAAGTTGTGCTGGAAAAAATGATTAAACTACCTGCCGACAGTGCAAAGACTGCACATTGGAAAGAGATGTTATCAACAATTCCACCAATAACTATCAAAGAAGAGAATGGAAAGAAGATGATTGCTCCGGCAAAATTGTGGGAACGAATAAATAATGTAGAGTCGCCTCAATTATATCCGGTCTTTCCGTGGAGAATTTACGGAGTGGGAAAAAAAGAGTTGGACGTTGCTATAAATACTTATCTTTATGACTCTGATGCATTAAAGTTCAGAAGCCATATTGGGTGGAAGCAGGATAATATTTTTGCGGCTTGTCTGGGCTTGACAAAAGAAGCTCAACGACTGACTTCCCTTAAAATGAAAGATAGTGATTTACGTTTCCCGGCTTTCTGGGGACCAGGTTATGATTGGACTCCCGATCATAACTGGGGAGGTAGCGGAATGATTGGTTTGCAGGAAATGTTGTTGCAGACAAATGGCGACCAGATACTTTTATTTCCATCCTGGCCGGTGGAATGGGATGTGCATTTTAAACTGCACGTTTCGAAGAATACAACAGTGGAAGCGGAGTTGAAAAATGGTAAAGTGGTTAATTTACGTGTTTATCCTGCTGAAAGGATGAAAGACGTTATCGTTATGATTAAGAAATAA
- a CDS encoding glycoside hydrolase family 2 TIM barrel-domain containing protein, with translation MKNVIAALLLFLMPVFGFAGSYRPETSVAGFIDLKGSGRIVYNFNPGWHFYKGDVKNGGAVGLDDSSWEVVATPHTVALEPAEASGCRNYQGPAWYRKHFVVDKSLTGKNISVYFEAVMGKSDVYVNGKLVKQHLGGYLPFSVSLTDLGIHAGESCLIAVFTDNSDDKNFPPGKKQYTLDFAYHGGIYRDVWMIVKSPVAITDAIEANKVAGGGVFVHFDNISEKSADVFVDTDVKNDGKQNRTVYIETELCDKSGKVIAKEKTKLVLGAGASQTARQKITVLKPNLWFPENPYLYRVNSRVLDGKVALDGGTTRIGIRKAEFRGKDGFFLNGKPYGQLIGANRHQDFGYVGNALPNSQQWRDAKKLRDAGCKIIRSAHYPQDPAFMDACDELGLFIIVATPGWQFWNKDPHFGELVNENTHQMIRRDRNHTSVLIWEPILNETRYPLDFSLSALKVTKDEFPYPGAPVAAGDLHSEGVADNYGLVYGWPTDEGKAKQCIFTREFGENVDDWYAHNNNNRASRSWGERPQLVQALSLAESYGAMFNTTGQFIGGAQWHPFDHQRGYHPDPYWGGIFDCFRQPKYAYYMFRSQVSPKVSHLICETGPMTYIANEITPFSDSDVVVFSNCDSVRLIAYEKDTIVQPVIHQKNGIPNAPVIFKNVYKFWDMREYTYVQKNWQKVSFVAEGIIDGKVVCSFKRMPSRRSTKLRLTLDHEGQSLVADGSDFAVVIAEVTDDSGNVRRLAKENVVFSVEGEGSIIGDASIGANPRAVEFGSAPVLIRATNKAGKIKVKAHVQYEGVYSPTVAELEFESIPAEKPFCYMDQVQSKASQSQKLANEAKQSLSEEEKRKVLNEVELQQTEFGEKHLK, from the coding sequence ATGAAGAATGTAATTGCAGCACTTTTGCTCTTTTTGATGCCAGTATTTGGATTTGCCGGGTCGTATCGCCCTGAAACATCTGTAGCAGGCTTTATTGATCTGAAAGGCAGTGGAAGAATTGTGTATAATTTCAATCCCGGATGGCACTTTTATAAAGGAGATGTGAAAAATGGTGGAGCTGTTGGCCTGGATGATTCATCCTGGGAAGTTGTTGCTACACCACATACTGTGGCGTTAGAACCGGCTGAGGCTAGTGGCTGCCGCAATTATCAGGGACCGGCATGGTATAGAAAACATTTTGTTGTAGACAAATCGTTGACTGGCAAGAATATTTCAGTGTACTTTGAAGCGGTGATGGGTAAATCGGACGTTTATGTAAACGGTAAACTAGTGAAACAGCATCTTGGAGGATATCTTCCTTTCAGTGTTTCACTAACCGATCTGGGCATTCATGCAGGTGAATCTTGTTTAATTGCTGTTTTTACAGATAATAGTGATGATAAGAACTTTCCTCCCGGAAAGAAACAATATACGCTGGACTTTGCTTATCACGGAGGAATCTACCGTGATGTGTGGATGATTGTGAAATCGCCGGTTGCTATAACTGATGCTATTGAAGCGAATAAAGTTGCTGGTGGTGGAGTGTTCGTTCATTTTGATAATATCAGTGAAAAGAGTGCCGATGTTTTTGTCGATACAGACGTTAAGAATGATGGCAAACAAAATAGAACTGTTTATATTGAAACTGAATTATGTGATAAATCAGGAAAAGTAATTGCCAAAGAAAAGACTAAGTTGGTACTTGGAGCTGGTGCAAGTCAAACTGCCAGACAAAAAATTACCGTACTCAAACCGAATCTTTGGTTCCCTGAAAATCCTTATCTATACAGAGTCAATTCAAGAGTACTTGATGGAAAAGTCGCTTTGGATGGTGGAACAACACGAATTGGTATTCGTAAAGCTGAGTTTCGTGGTAAAGATGGCTTCTTCCTTAACGGTAAACCTTATGGTCAGCTTATTGGTGCAAACAGGCATCAGGATTTTGGTTATGTAGGTAATGCTCTTCCTAATTCCCAGCAATGGCGTGATGCTAAAAAATTACGCGATGCTGGTTGTAAGATAATCCGTTCTGCGCATTATCCACAAGATCCGGCATTTATGGATGCTTGTGATGAATTGGGATTATTTATTATTGTAGCTACTCCCGGATGGCAGTTCTGGAATAAAGATCCTCACTTCGGAGAACTGGTAAATGAGAATACTCATCAGATGATTCGTCGTGACCGTAACCATACATCGGTACTAATTTGGGAACCGATTCTGAATGAAACTCGTTATCCACTTGATTTCTCTTTATCTGCTTTGAAAGTAACGAAAGATGAATTTCCTTATCCAGGTGCTCCGGTTGCTGCGGGTGATTTGCATTCCGAAGGAGTTGCTGATAATTACGGATTGGTTTATGGATGGCCTACCGACGAAGGAAAGGCTAAACAATGTATCTTTACCCGTGAATTTGGAGAAAATGTAGACGACTGGTATGCTCATAACAATAATAACCGTGCTTCACGTAGCTGGGGTGAACGCCCACAGTTGGTTCAGGCTCTTTCATTGGCGGAATCTTATGGCGCGATGTTTAACACAACCGGACAATTTATAGGTGGTGCGCAATGGCATCCTTTTGATCACCAACGTGGCTATCATCCCGATCCATATTGGGGAGGAATCTTTGACTGTTTCCGTCAACCTAAATATGCATATTACATGTTCAGAAGTCAGGTATCTCCTAAAGTGAGTCATCTTATATGTGAAACCGGACCAATGACATATATTGCAAATGAAATAACTCCTTTCTCGGATAGTGATGTGGTGGTATTTAGTAACTGCGATTCAGTCAGACTTATTGCTTATGAAAAGGATACAATTGTACAGCCAGTAATTCATCAGAAGAACGGTATTCCAAACGCTCCTGTAATATTTAAGAATGTATATAAATTCTGGGATATGCGTGAATATACGTATGTACAGAAGAACTGGCAGAAAGTTAGTTTCGTAGCAGAAGGTATTATTGATGGAAAAGTTGTGTGCAGCTTTAAAAGAATGCCATCCCGCCGTTCTACCAAACTAAGATTAACACTCGATCACGAGGGGCAGTCATTAGTTGCCGATGGTTCTGATTTCGCTGTCGTAATAGCTGAAGTTACTGATGATAGTGGAAATGTTCGTCGTTTAGCAAAAGAAAATGTAGTATTTAGTGTGGAAGGTGAAGGCTCAATTATTGGTGATGCAAGTATTGGTGCTAATCCCCGTGCTGTGGAATTCGGTTCTGCTCCGGTATTAATCCGTGCAACCAATAAGGCTGGTAAGATAAAAGTGAAAGCTCATGTTCAGTATGAAGGTGTTTATTCTCCAACGGTAGCCGAACTAGAATTTGAAAGTATTCCTGCTGAAAAGCCCTTTTGTTACATGGATCAAGTACAGAGTAAAGCCAGTCAAAGTCAAAAACTTGCTAACGAGGCTAAACAAAGCTTGTCCGAGGAAGAAAAACGTAAAGTTTTAAATGAAGTTGAGCTTCAGCAGACAGAGTTTGGTGAAAAGCACTTAAAATAG